The following coding sequences lie in one Streptomyces venezuelae genomic window:
- a CDS encoding ATP-dependent Clp protease proteolytic subunit, with protein MNRPHRPPSARHVLPEFTERTSSGARTMDPYSKLLEERIVFLGTPIDDTSANDVMAQFMHLEYQAPDRDISLYINSPGGSFSAMTAIYDTMQFVRCDVETTCLGQAASAAAVLLAAGTPGKRFALPGARVLIHQPAIAEPLRGQATDLAIQADELLRTRRLLEEMLARHTGRSGERIAADIERDKILDAPAAVAYGLVDRIIPSRKTSLAARDPR; from the coding sequence ATGAACCGTCCGCACCGTCCACCGTCCGCCCGTCACGTCCTGCCCGAGTTCACCGAACGCACCAGTTCGGGGGCGCGGACCATGGATCCGTACTCCAAACTCCTCGAAGAGCGCATCGTCTTTCTCGGCACCCCCATCGACGACACCTCCGCGAACGACGTGATGGCGCAGTTCATGCATCTCGAGTACCAGGCGCCGGACCGCGACATCTCGCTGTACATCAACTCACCCGGCGGCTCGTTCAGTGCGATGACGGCGATCTACGACACCATGCAGTTCGTCAGGTGCGACGTGGAGACGACCTGCCTGGGGCAGGCCGCGTCCGCCGCCGCCGTGCTGCTCGCCGCCGGCACACCCGGCAAGCGGTTCGCGCTGCCCGGCGCGCGCGTCCTCATCCATCAGCCCGCCATCGCCGAACCGCTCAGGGGTCAGGCCACGGACCTCGCGATCCAGGCCGACGAACTCCTGCGTACACGGCGGCTGTTGGAGGAGATGCTCGCGCGCCACACGGGGCGGAGCGGGGAGCGGATCGCCGCGGACATCGAGCGGGACAAGATCCTCGACGCCCCCGCCGCCGTCGCGTACGGCCTTGTGGACCGGATCATTCCGAGCCGCAAGACGTCGCTCGCCGCCCGCGACCCGAGGTGA
- a CDS encoding C40 family peptidase: MTALNHVPSLLTRTGAASVLTLAVVGGTVVAPGLTSEAEAATHGTKALNIAASKKGSPYRYGSAGPNRFDCSGLTLYSFKKTGKKLPRTAAAQYNKTKHISKSSRTRGDLVFFHSGRNVYHVGIYAGNNRIWHAPKRGTVVRLEKIWSKSVWYGRVR; encoded by the coding sequence ATGACCGCGCTGAATCATGTTCCGTCGCTGCTCACCAGGACCGGTGCCGCATCGGTCCTCACGCTCGCCGTCGTAGGCGGCACCGTCGTGGCCCCCGGGCTCACGTCGGAGGCCGAGGCAGCCACACACGGGACGAAGGCGCTCAATATCGCGGCGTCCAAGAAGGGCTCCCCGTACCGCTACGGCTCGGCGGGACCCAACCGGTTCGACTGCTCGGGACTGACGCTCTACTCGTTCAAGAAGACGGGCAAGAAGCTCCCGCGCACCGCCGCCGCGCAGTACAACAAGACCAAGCACATCTCCAAGTCCAGCCGGACCCGTGGCGACCTGGTGTTCTTCCACTCCGGTCGGAACGTCTACCACGTCGGGATCTACGCGGGTAACAACCGCATCTGGCACGCTCCCAAGAGGGGCACCGTCGTGCGCCTGGAGAAGATCTGGTCCAAGAGCGTCTGGTACGGCAGGGTCCGCTGA
- a CDS encoding ATP-binding protein has product MADHQEASVTLPSDPASVPAARKYVSRVLAEWGLPGDAEVADTIRLIVSELATNAVQHTLGQSPTFTVDVELDRDEHLRIGVTDSHPRYPKRLPAAVQQDNGRGMVIIRWLAAECGGRLSVSPTDEGGKTVWIALPWRAPVRRTPRDAAH; this is encoded by the coding sequence ATGGCAGACCACCAGGAAGCCTCCGTCACCCTGCCGAGCGATCCTGCCTCGGTCCCCGCCGCCCGGAAATACGTCTCGCGCGTGCTCGCGGAATGGGGCCTGCCCGGCGACGCCGAGGTGGCCGACACGATCAGACTGATCGTCTCCGAGCTCGCCACCAACGCAGTGCAGCACACCCTGGGACAGTCGCCCACCTTCACGGTCGACGTCGAACTCGACCGCGACGAACACTTGCGGATCGGCGTCACCGACAGCCATCCGCGCTACCCCAAGCGCCTCCCCGCGGCCGTCCAGCAGGACAACGGCCGCGGCATGGTGATCATTCGCTGGCTGGCCGCCGAGTGCGGCGGCAGGCTCTCGGTCAGCCCCACCGACGAGGGCGGCAAGACCGTGTGGATCGCGCTGCCCTGGCGCGCGCCCGTCCGTCGCACTCCCCGCGACGCCGCCCACTGA
- a CDS encoding helix-turn-helix domain-containing protein, with product MQYGPAVRRRQLGAELRALRVQAGLTSSQAAARAGWHQSKVSRIETGRSGVKAADVRLLLEVYQVQDPRLGELLIAFAGSDDPGAGRHHWWKAYRDLLPATYRDFISLESQASWMRTLETTVVPGLLQTPAYARAVTRAALGGVPQKQVDALVEVRLARQDVLRADPPLRLHVVMDEAVLRRPVGGAEVFAEQLNWLRQASLLPHVELQVLPFAAGEHVGLIGSFVILSFPDIADLDVVVLDHLTSSLYLERKEDLQAYSEAYLSLQVQALSPEDSTEFIAGLRDGA from the coding sequence ATGCAGTACGGCCCCGCGGTGCGCCGCCGTCAGCTCGGTGCCGAACTCCGCGCGCTGCGCGTGCAGGCGGGACTCACGAGCAGCCAGGCCGCGGCCAGGGCCGGCTGGCACCAGTCCAAGGTGAGCCGGATCGAGACGGGCCGCAGTGGCGTGAAGGCCGCCGACGTGCGGCTGCTCCTGGAGGTGTACCAGGTGCAGGACCCGCGCCTCGGTGAACTGCTCATAGCGTTCGCCGGCTCCGACGACCCGGGGGCGGGGCGCCACCACTGGTGGAAGGCGTACCGCGATCTGCTGCCCGCGACCTATCGGGATTTCATCAGCCTGGAGTCGCAGGCGAGTTGGATGCGCACACTCGAGACGACGGTCGTGCCGGGCCTGTTGCAGACACCCGCGTACGCGCGTGCGGTGACGCGGGCGGCACTCGGCGGAGTGCCGCAGAAGCAGGTCGACGCGTTGGTCGAGGTCCGTCTCGCCCGTCAGGACGTGCTGCGCGCGGATCCGCCGCTGCGTCTGCACGTGGTGATGGACGAGGCGGTGCTGAGGCGTCCGGTGGGTGGGGCGGAGGTTTTCGCCGAACAGTTGAATTGGCTACGACAAGCATCTCTTCTGCCCCACGTCGAGCTGCAGGTACTGCCGTTCGCCGCGGGTGAGCATGTAGGTCTGATCGGTTCTTTCGTTATTCTTTCATTTCCGGACATTGCTGATCTGGATGTGGTTGTTCTCGACCATTTGACGAGTAGCCTCTACCTCGAACGGAAAGAAGACCTCCAGGCGTACTCGGAGGCCTACTTGTCCCTTCAAGTACAAGCGCTCTCACCCGAGGACTCAACGGAATTCATCGCCGGGCTACGCGACGGCGCGTAA
- a CDS encoding DUF397 domain-containing protein — MTALPRYVPSSTTLQGARWQRSSFSNGMNNCVETATLDSGPLTGLCAVRDSKNIAGPALLVSPGPWESFLNSLR, encoded by the coding sequence ATGACCGCACTGCCTCGGTACGTACCTTCCAGCACGACACTTCAAGGTGCGCGGTGGCAGCGCAGCAGTTTCAGCAATGGAATGAACAACTGCGTCGAGACCGCCACCCTCGACTCGGGTCCACTGACCGGCCTGTGCGCCGTGCGTGACTCGAAGAACATCGCAGGGCCAGCCCTGCTCGTCTCCCCCGGCCCCTGGGAGTCGTTCCTCAACAGCCTCCGGTAG
- a CDS encoding 8-amino-7-oxononanoate synthase, producing MSTNRHPLTGAASGTAFGWLDEQARLRADAGLVRTLRPRSADPEGLLDLAGNDYLGLTRHPEVVEGAAAAARRWGGGATGSRLVTGSTELHAELERELAGFCGFEAALVFSSGYAANLAAVTALAPHGSLIVSDAGNHASLIDGCRLARGTTQVVPHADPDAVRKTLDAHGGGPAVLVSDSVFSVDGDMAPLAGQAAVCREFGAGLIVDDAHGLGVLGDGGRGAPHAAGLSGADDVVATLTLSKSLGSQGGAVLGPAAVIEHLVNAARTFIFDTGLAPAAAGAALAALRLLRREPERAARAREVAAELHRRLTAEGLSAVRPDAAVVSVRAPSPERAVRWAADCRAEGLAVGCFRPPSVPDGVSRLRLTARADLTDAQIADAVRVISRSAHR from the coding sequence ATGTCTACAAACAGGCACCCTCTGACGGGCGCGGCTTCCGGCACGGCGTTCGGCTGGCTCGACGAGCAGGCGCGGCTGCGCGCGGACGCCGGACTCGTCCGCACCCTGCGCCCGCGCTCCGCGGACCCCGAAGGGCTCCTCGATCTCGCGGGCAACGACTATCTCGGCCTGACCCGGCACCCCGAGGTCGTCGAGGGCGCCGCCGCCGCGGCCAGGCGGTGGGGCGGCGGAGCGACCGGATCGCGGCTCGTCACCGGCTCCACGGAGCTGCACGCCGAACTGGAGCGCGAACTCGCCGGGTTCTGCGGCTTCGAGGCGGCCCTCGTCTTCTCCTCCGGCTACGCGGCGAACCTCGCCGCCGTCACCGCGCTCGCCCCGCACGGCTCACTGATCGTCTCCGACGCGGGCAACCACGCGTCCCTGATCGACGGGTGCCGGCTCGCGCGCGGGACGACCCAGGTGGTGCCGCACGCCGACCCCGACGCGGTGCGCAAGACGCTGGACGCCCACGGCGGAGGGCCCGCCGTCCTGGTGTCCGACTCGGTGTTCTCGGTGGACGGCGACATGGCGCCCCTCGCCGGACAGGCCGCGGTGTGCCGGGAGTTCGGGGCGGGGCTGATCGTCGACGACGCGCACGGCCTCGGCGTGCTCGGCGACGGCGGCCGGGGCGCGCCGCACGCCGCGGGGCTCTCGGGGGCGGACGACGTGGTGGCCACCCTGACGCTCTCCAAGTCCCTCGGCAGCCAGGGCGGCGCCGTGCTCGGACCCGCCGCGGTCATCGAGCACCTGGTGAACGCGGCCCGTACGTTCATCTTCGACACGGGTCTCGCGCCCGCCGCGGCCGGTGCCGCGCTCGCCGCCCTGCGCCTGCTGCGCCGCGAGCCCGAACGCGCCGCGCGTGCCCGCGAGGTCGCGGCCGAGCTGCACCGGCGGCTCACGGCCGAGGGTCTTTCGGCGGTACGTCCCGACGCCGCCGTCGTCTCCGTGCGCGCGCCGTCGCCCGAGCGGGCCGTCCGATGGGCGGCCGACTGCCGGGCCGAGGGTCTTGCCGTGGGGTGCTTCAGGCCGCCGTCGGTGCCCGACGGCGTCTCGCGGTTGCGGCTGACCGCCCGCGCGGACCTCACCGACGCACAGATCGCCGATGCCGTACGGGTGATCAGCCGCAGTGCGCACCGATAG
- the bioB gene encoding biotin synthase BioB: MDLLNTLVDKGLRRELPTREEALAVLATSDDDLLDVVAAAGRVRRHWFGRRVKLNYLVNLKSGLCPEDCSYCSQRLGSKAEILKYTWLKPEEASQAAAAGVAGGAKRVCLVASGRGPTDRDVDRVAKTIAAVKEENEGVEVCACLGLLSDGQAERLRGAGADAYNHNLNTSEATYADITKTHTYADRVDTVQKAHAAGLSACSGLIAGMGEQDEDLVDVVFSLRELDADSVPVNFLIPFEGTPLAKEWNLTPQRCLRILAMARFVCPDIEVRIAGGREVHLRSLQPLALNIANSIFLGDYLTSEGQAGKDDLAMIADAGFEVEGMDQVTLPRHRVDAAAGCGAHEGGSCGSHEGGGCGPCGSAEPAAEPVTEPVAEPAADSNEARTDLVAVRRRGAGTDLAPNA; this comes from the coding sequence ATGGACCTGCTGAACACGCTGGTGGACAAGGGGCTTCGGCGCGAGCTGCCGACCCGTGAAGAGGCGCTGGCCGTACTGGCCACCTCCGACGACGATCTCCTGGACGTAGTGGCCGCAGCCGGGAGGGTGCGGCGGCACTGGTTCGGGCGACGGGTGAAACTCAACTATCTGGTCAACCTCAAGTCGGGCCTGTGCCCGGAGGACTGCTCGTACTGTTCGCAGCGCCTCGGCTCCAAGGCCGAGATCCTCAAGTACACGTGGCTGAAGCCCGAGGAGGCCTCGCAGGCCGCGGCGGCCGGGGTCGCGGGCGGCGCGAAGCGGGTGTGTCTGGTCGCGAGCGGCCGCGGTCCGACCGACCGCGACGTGGACCGGGTGGCGAAGACCATCGCCGCGGTCAAGGAGGAGAACGAGGGCGTCGAGGTCTGTGCCTGCCTCGGTCTCCTCTCGGACGGGCAGGCGGAGCGGCTGCGGGGTGCTGGCGCGGACGCGTACAACCACAACCTCAACACGTCGGAAGCGACGTACGCGGACATCACCAAGACGCACACCTACGCCGACCGCGTCGACACCGTCCAGAAGGCGCACGCGGCGGGCCTGTCCGCCTGCTCGGGCCTGATCGCCGGCATGGGCGAGCAGGACGAGGACCTCGTCGACGTCGTCTTCTCGCTGCGTGAGCTCGACGCGGACTCGGTGCCGGTCAACTTCCTGATCCCCTTCGAGGGCACGCCGCTGGCCAAGGAGTGGAACCTCACGCCGCAGCGCTGCCTGCGCATCCTGGCGATGGCCCGCTTCGTCTGCCCGGACATCGAGGTGCGCATCGCCGGTGGCCGCGAGGTGCATCTGCGCTCCCTGCAGCCGCTCGCCCTGAACATCGCCAACTCGATCTTCCTGGGCGACTACCTGACCAGTGAGGGCCAGGCCGGCAAGGACGACCTGGCGATGATCGCGGACGCCGGTTTCGAGGTCGAGGGCATGGACCAGGTGACGCTGCCGCGGCACCGCGTCGACGCGGCGGCGGGGTGTGGTGCGCACGAGGGCGGTTCCTGTGGCTCGCACGAGGGCGGCGGGTGCGGGCCCTGCGGGTCCGCCGAGCCGGCCGCCGAGCCGGTGACCGAACCCGTGGCCGAGCCCGCGGCGGATTCCAACGAGGCGCGCACGGACCTGGTGGCGGTACGCCGCCGGGGTGCGGGAACGGACCTGGCGCCCAATGCCTGA
- a CDS encoding adenosylmethionine--8-amino-7-oxononanoate transaminase yields MPDLSTADLLALDRQHVWHPYAPMPGRQEPLVVESASGVRMRLAGGDELIDGMSSWWSAIHGYNHPVLNEAVRGQLDRMSHVMFGGLTHEPAVSLAKRLVDMTPDGLEHVFLSDSGSVSVEVAVKMCLQHWRSLGRPEKQRMLTWRGGYHGDTWQPMAVCDPKGGMHELWQGVLPRQVFADAPPSGFDAYEEAYAEHLHELIGRHAGELAGVIVEPVVQGAGGMRFHSPGYLRALRQACDAHDVLLVFDEIATGFGRTGALFAADHAGVTPDVMCIGKALTGGYLSMAATLCTSRVADGISEGEVPVLAHGPTFMGNPLAAAVAGASIDLLLGQDWHTEVKRIETGLREGLAEAAALPSVREVRVLGAIGVVQLDHPADMEAATRAAVREGVWVRPFRDLIYTMPPYITGDDDVARIARAVCAAAKEG; encoded by the coding sequence ATGCCTGACCTGTCCACCGCGGATCTGCTCGCACTCGACCGGCAGCACGTCTGGCACCCCTACGCTCCGATGCCGGGCCGCCAGGAACCCCTGGTCGTCGAGTCGGCGAGCGGCGTCCGGATGCGTCTCGCGGGCGGCGACGAGCTGATCGACGGCATGTCGTCCTGGTGGTCGGCGATCCACGGCTACAACCACCCGGTCCTGAACGAGGCGGTACGCGGCCAGCTGGACCGCATGAGCCACGTGATGTTCGGCGGGCTCACCCACGAGCCCGCCGTCTCCCTCGCCAAGCGCCTCGTCGACATGACGCCCGACGGTCTCGAGCACGTCTTCCTCTCCGACTCGGGGTCGGTCTCGGTCGAGGTCGCCGTCAAGATGTGCCTCCAGCACTGGCGCTCGCTCGGCCGCCCGGAGAAGCAGCGGATGCTGACGTGGCGGGGCGGCTACCACGGCGACACCTGGCAGCCGATGGCCGTGTGCGACCCCAAGGGGGGCATGCACGAGCTGTGGCAGGGCGTGCTGCCGCGACAGGTGTTCGCGGACGCGCCGCCGAGCGGGTTCGACGCGTACGAGGAGGCGTACGCCGAGCACCTCCACGAGCTGATTGGACGGCATGCCGGTGAGCTCGCCGGAGTGATCGTCGAGCCGGTGGTGCAGGGTGCGGGCGGGATGCGGTTCCACTCCCCCGGCTATCTCCGGGCGCTGCGGCAGGCCTGCGACGCCCACGACGTGCTGCTGGTCTTCGACGAGATCGCGACGGGCTTCGGTCGTACGGGCGCGCTGTTCGCCGCCGACCACGCCGGGGTCACGCCCGATGTGATGTGCATCGGCAAGGCACTGACCGGCGGTTACCTGTCGATGGCCGCGACGCTGTGCACGTCCCGGGTCGCCGACGGGATCTCTGAGGGCGAGGTGCCGGTCCTGGCGCACGGCCCGACGTTCATGGGCAACCCGCTGGCGGCCGCGGTGGCCGGCGCCTCGATCGACCTGCTGCTCGGGCAGGACTGGCACACCGAGGTCAAGCGGATCGAGACGGGGCTGCGGGAAGGGCTCGCCGAGGCGGCCGCCCTCCCCTCGGTCCGTGAGGTCCGTGTCCTCGGGGCGATCGGCGTCGTCCAGCTGGACCACCCGGCGGACATGGAGGCGGCGACGCGGGCGGCGGTGCGCGAAGGCGTGTGGGTACGGCCGTTCCGCGACCTCATCTACACGATGCCGCCCTACATCACGGGCGACGACGACGTGGCACGGATCGCGCGCGCGGTGTGCGCGGCGGCGAAGGAGGGCTGA
- the bioD gene encoding dethiobiotin synthase gives MTVIVVSGTGTEIGKTVTTAAVAAVARAAGRSVAVLKPAQTGVAPGEPGDAQEVLRLAGDGITTRELARYPEPLAPDVAARRSGRAQVHPREVADAAAKLATEHDLVLVEGAGGLLVRLDDEGGTLADAARLLGAPVLVVVSAGLGSLNTTQLTAEALRARGVRQLGPLVGSWPAVPDLASRCNLADLPKDAGSPLLGAIPEGAGALDGADFRAAAAGWLSPELGGTWDGLSFAEREAPAPLVH, from the coding sequence GTGACGGTGATCGTGGTGTCCGGCACGGGCACGGAGATCGGCAAGACGGTGACGACGGCCGCGGTGGCCGCCGTGGCCCGCGCGGCCGGGCGCAGCGTCGCGGTGCTCAAACCGGCGCAGACCGGGGTCGCTCCCGGTGAGCCCGGCGACGCCCAGGAGGTGCTGCGGCTCGCGGGCGACGGCATCACCACGCGTGAACTCGCCCGCTATCCCGAGCCGTTGGCGCCCGACGTGGCCGCGCGGCGGTCAGGACGCGCCCAGGTCCACCCGCGGGAGGTGGCCGACGCGGCGGCGAAGCTCGCGACCGAGCACGACCTGGTCCTGGTCGAGGGGGCGGGCGGTCTGCTCGTACGTCTCGACGACGAGGGCGGCACCCTCGCGGACGCCGCCCGGCTCCTCGGCGCCCCGGTGCTCGTCGTGGTGTCGGCGGGGCTCGGCTCGCTCAACACGACGCAGCTGACGGCGGAGGCGCTGCGGGCGCGCGGCGTGCGCCAGCTCGGTCCGCTGGTCGGCAGCTGGCCGGCCGTCCCGGACCTGGCGTCCCGCTGCAACCTCGCGGACCTGCCGAAGGACGCGGGGTCGCCGCTGCTCGGAGCGATCCCGGAGGGCGCCGGGGCGCTCGACGGCGCCGACTTCCGTGCGGCGGCGGCGGGTTGGCTGAGTCCTGAGCTCGGCGGCACGTGGGACGGGCTGTCGTTCGCCGAGCGGGAGGCGCCTGCGCCGCTGGTGCACTGA
- a CDS encoding class I SAM-dependent methyltransferase, which produces MSPRSAKPVSRDAVHHPVFARFYARQSVAAEPVIGAHRRELLAGLSGRVIEVGAGNGLNFAHYPGAVSEVVAIEPERLLRRLAVAAALRSDVPVDVVPGVAEALPVKSEAFDAVVVSLVLCSVRDVPRALGELRRVLRPGGELRFFEHGRAQGKVMATTQRALDRTVWPPLFGGCHVARDTLAALRDAGFELGAHRRLLVPAKGPRLPTSYCVLGTAYRPDSP; this is translated from the coding sequence ATGTCGCCGCGCTCCGCCAAGCCCGTGTCCCGGGACGCCGTGCACCACCCCGTCTTCGCCCGCTTCTACGCCCGGCAGAGCGTGGCCGCCGAGCCGGTGATCGGCGCCCATCGCCGTGAGCTGCTCGCCGGTCTCTCCGGCCGGGTGATCGAGGTCGGCGCGGGCAACGGGCTCAACTTCGCGCACTACCCGGGGGCGGTCTCGGAGGTGGTGGCGATCGAGCCGGAGCGGCTGCTGCGGCGGCTCGCGGTCGCGGCGGCGCTGCGTTCGGATGTACCGGTGGATGTCGTGCCGGGCGTCGCCGAGGCGCTGCCGGTGAAGAGTGAGGCGTTCGACGCGGTTGTCGTCTCGCTGGTGCTGTGCAGTGTGCGGGACGTGCCGCGGGCGCTCGGCGAGCTCCGCAGGGTGCTGCGGCCCGGCGGTGAGCTGCGGTTCTTCGAGCACGGCAGGGCACAGGGGAAGGTGATGGCGACCACGCAGCGCGCCCTGGACCGCACGGTGTGGCCGCCTCTGTTCGGCGGCTGTCACGTCGCCCGGGACACCCTGGCGGCCCTGCGCGACGCGGGGTTCGAGCTCGGTGCGCACCGGCGGCTCCTGGTGCCGGCGAAGGGGCCGCGGCTCCCCACGTCGTACTGCGTGCTCGGCACGGCGTACCGCCCCGACTCACCCTGA
- a CDS encoding fic family toxin-antitoxin system, toxin component: MNLRIDLAWLLMIAEHKTPGDPQVTDWGALVAAVSRHEAEIFGVPVYETPHDRAAALLQVLLHIPALERSNALFASSVAYAYLVSSGLKVVTSPEQVRDLARLVKEDGASVHAIADQLRLWSL, encoded by the coding sequence TTGAACCTCAGAATCGACCTTGCCTGGCTCCTCATGATCGCCGAACACAAGACGCCCGGTGACCCCCAGGTCACCGACTGGGGCGCACTCGTCGCCGCCGTGAGCCGGCACGAGGCGGAGATATTCGGCGTGCCCGTCTACGAAACCCCGCACGACCGCGCCGCGGCGCTCCTCCAGGTCCTCCTCCACATCCCGGCGCTCGAACGCTCCAACGCCCTCTTCGCCTCCTCCGTCGCCTACGCCTACCTCGTCTCCAGCGGCCTGAAGGTCGTCACCTCGCCGGAGCAGGTGCGCGACCTCGCCCGGCTGGTGAAGGAGGACGGCGCGAGCGTGCACGCCATCGCGGACCAGCTGCGCCTGTGGAGTCTGTGA
- a CDS encoding antitoxin: MAKTQLNVRVDEDTARAARERALARGMSVNRYIEELVKQDAGEIGHTFVEAAADFMKQYESVFAEEFGMEREGSRPLREGRR, encoded by the coding sequence ATGGCGAAGACTCAGCTGAACGTGCGAGTGGACGAGGACACCGCCAGGGCCGCGCGGGAGCGCGCCCTGGCCCGGGGCATGAGCGTGAACCGCTACATAGAAGAACTGGTCAAACAGGACGCCGGGGAAATCGGGCACACCTTCGTCGAGGCCGCCGCCGACTTCATGAAGCAGTACGAATCCGTCTTCGCCGAGGAGTTCGGCATGGAGCGCGAGGGCAGCCGCCCGCTGCGTGAAGGTCGTCGCTGA
- a CDS encoding ABC transporter ATP-binding protein — protein sequence MSTPASAPFTDSSEPAGIAARARGLTKAYGSGETTVLALDSVDVDITRGRFTAVMGPSGSGKSTLMHCLAGLDSVSAGQVWLGDTEITGLKERELTRLRRDRIGFMFQSFNLIPTLNALENMTLPMDIAGQRPDRDWLEHVIDTLGLRDRLKHRPAQLSGGQQQRVACARALAAKPELIFADEPTGNLDSRAGLEVLGFLRDAVDQLGQTVVMVTHDPSAAGHSDLVLFLGDGRMVDEMARPTADAVLERMKRFDASQAAPPPGTPRTPGDRPSEQS from the coding sequence TTGTCCACACCTGCTTCGGCACCGTTCACGGACAGTTCGGAGCCCGCCGGGATCGCCGCGCGCGCCCGCGGCCTCACCAAGGCGTACGGCTCGGGCGAGACGACCGTGCTCGCCCTCGACTCGGTCGACGTGGACATCACACGCGGGCGCTTCACGGCCGTCATGGGTCCCTCCGGGTCGGGCAAGTCCACCCTGATGCACTGCCTGGCCGGTCTTGACAGCGTGTCCGCGGGCCAGGTGTGGCTCGGGGACACGGAGATCACGGGCCTCAAGGAGCGCGAGCTGACCCGGCTGCGGCGCGACCGCATCGGCTTCATGTTCCAGTCCTTCAACCTCATCCCCACGCTCAACGCCCTGGAGAACATGACGCTCCCGATGGACATCGCGGGGCAGCGGCCCGACCGCGACTGGCTGGAGCACGTCATCGACACGCTGGGTCTGCGAGACCGGCTCAAGCACCGGCCCGCGCAGCTGTCGGGCGGCCAGCAGCAGCGGGTGGCCTGTGCGCGGGCGCTCGCCGCGAAGCCGGAGCTGATCTTCGCCGACGAGCCGACGGGCAACCTGGACTCGCGGGCCGGACTCGAAGTCCTCGGCTTCCTGCGGGACGCGGTGGACCAGCTCGGCCAGACCGTGGTGATGGTGACCCACGACCCGAGCGCGGCCGGCCACTCCGACCTGGTCCTCTTCCTGGGAGACGGACGAATGGTGGACGAGATGGCGCGGCCGACGGCGGACGCGGTCCTGGAGCGCATGAAGAGGTTCGACGCGTCGCAGGCGGCGCCACCACCGGGCACTCCGCGTACGCCCGGGGACCGTCCGTCCGAGCAGAGCTGA